The genomic window TGGCCGCCTCGGCCGTAGAACTTGTAGGCAACTGCAGGGCATCAGGAAGATGATCAGCCAACCAGCCACTGCACTGAGCCAGAGCTTGGGGATGAGACAGGACTTCAGAGATGTCTTTGAATCCGCCACTGCTCAGTAGAGCATGACGAATCGGCAAAACCACTGCCCTAAGGATGCATAACTGCGGATGAGACCAAAGCGCATCCAAGCTGGCAGTTACACCACCCTCCACGGAATTCTCCACCGGAACCACCGCCATTTCAGAGCGTTTAGTGGCCACATGCTCAACGACGGAACGCAGACCTATACAGGGCACCAGCTCAAAATTTGCTAATCCCTCAAGCTCCGCCAGAGCTTGAGCCGCTTGCTGACCATAGGTTCCCTCCGGTCCGAGGAAGGCCACGCGTATTGGCATCAGAAGCGCATCGCAAGTGAGGTCGATAGGATCATGACGCGTCAACCGCAAGCCATGCCTCTGGCTTTCCAAGCCTGCCAGAACCTCAATTTGCCGGTAAGGCAAAACACTGAGCGACTGCCTGCTTACCTGCTCGAGCAGGATAGGGTTCTGGCTGCTCTTCTGGAATGGGAAAAACTTACCCCACTAGGTGAGGGTCGCTTCAGCTACGCAGTGACCAGCCTGAACGTGTTTCAGCTGCAGATCAACCCAGTTGTCTCACTCAAAGTAGACAACTGTGACGGCAAACTCAGCATCCGCGCAACCGATAGCGAACTTAAAGGTCTAGATCTAGTGGATGACTTCGACCTCGGCCTGGAGGCCATCATGGAAGCCACCCCAAAGGGTCTTGAAGGGGAAGCTCTGCTATCTGTCAGCGTTACTCCACCAGCACTGCTGAAGCTGATCCCCAAAGGGGTGTTGAAAAGCACCGGTCAATCAATTCTCAGCGGCATCCTGCTTGGCATCAAAACCCGTGTTGGCCAACAACTTGTCAAGGATTTCAGCCAATGGTGCCAAGAGACACCCATACGCTCAAGTGAGACTGCCATTAACAGCAAACAGCTTGGTGAGGAATGAGCGACGATGAAGCTCTGTAGGGCCTAAATCCAACAAGGCACGCCGGTGGATCGCCGTTCCATAGCCAACATGTCGCTCCAAACCGTAGCCATAGAAGCGACTAGCCAACCGCTTGATCAGCCCATCACGAGCCTGCTTGGCCAACACACTGGCTGCAGCGATGGCCGCACATTTGCTATCACCGCGCACCACGGTACGTTGTGGCCCCATCCAGAGGCGCAATGGCAACACGCCATCAACCAAGACAAGCTCCAACGGTGTAGGTAGCCGCTGCAATGCCCTCAGCATGGCAAGTTCCGTCGCTGAGCGAATGCCTAGAGCATCAATTTCGCGAGCCGAGGCCTGTCCAAGAGCCCAAGCCGTCGCGGCATCCTCAATCAGCGGCACTAAGCGAGCCCTGCGGCGAACAGTCAGTGCTTTGCTATCTGTTAACCCCTCAGCTAACAATTCGACTGCCGCAACTTCAGTGAGGACAACCGCTCCTGCAAACACAGGACCAAACCAGCAGCCCCGACCCACCTCATCAACTCCGGCGATGGATTCCGCCGAAGGGTCCATATCAGCCTGCAGCTGAGGAGCGACGGCGGCGGCGGCGCGGATCCTCGGGTTCACTTTCCTGCGGCTCGGAAATTGAAGAAACGGTTTCTACAGAAGCGCTACTCGATGAATGATCAACCTCAAGAGGAGTGATTTGAACACTTAGAGGCTCATTCTTTGCGACAACCTTGGCTTGCTGGACAACGACCTCTGTGCCATTGGATGAAGGGGTTTCGACACTGGCTTCCGGAGCGCCACGGCCGGCCCCTCGAGCACCACCTCGTCCCCGACGCCGACGCCGATTGGAACTAGCTGAAAGCTGCTCACGAGCCTCCTCAAGGACAGACTCAGCATCTTCTCCAGGCCGAACCACGCGAACCAGAAAGTTGTCATTCTCTGGAGGTGGCTCAATCAAAAGCAAAGGGTTTAATCCAAGCCAAGCAAAAACCTCCTCCTGCCCTGAATTCATTGGAACAGCAACCAATTCAGGTTCCTGGCGACGAATAACACCCTCAGACGAGCCCGAAGGCTCTTGTCTCTCAGGTTCAACAGACGTGGTTGACTCAACTCCATTCGCCACACCAGAAGGAGGCGTATGTGCAGGCATCTCAACCGCACCAGAACGAATGCGCCCACCACGCCTACGGCGACCATTCCCGCCCTCACCTGGCACCTGCGCTTCAGCTCGAGCAGAGGCTGCTGATCTCACCAATCCAGTCGCCATAGCAAGTGGCTGTAGCAGATCTTTGCCAGGTAGTACCGCCACATGGCCAAGACCACCACAGGCAGGACAAGCCCTGCCAAACAATTCATAAATGTTCTGCCCCTGACGCTTACGAGTGAGTTCCACCAGCCCCAGTTCAGTCAACTGGGCAATCTGAGGACGAGCAGCATCATCGCGAACGGCTGCTGTGAAATGCTCCAGCAACTGCAACTGATCACGGCGCGACTCCATGTCGATGAAGTCGATGATGATCACACCGCCAATATTGCGAAGCTTCAGCTGGCGGGCAATCTCAATAGCTGCCTCACAATTGGTCCAGAGCACCGTCTGACGAGCATTGGCCGAACGAGTGAACGAGCCTGAATTGACATCAATAACAGTGAGTGCCTCCGTCGGCTCAATGATCACGTAGCCACCGGATGGCAGATCTACCCTGGGCTTGAGAGCATCGCGGATGGCAGCATTTACTCGGTAATGCTCAAGAAGTTCGGTGGATTCGTTATGGGCCTCAACTAATACATTTGGCCCTTCCTGGCCAAGGAAACTGCTCACACGCTCAATGGCAGCGGCATCATTCACCACTACTCTCACAAGATCTGGACCGACGTGATCTCTCAAAACGCGATGAATGAAATCTTCATCGCGATTGAGCAGTACCGGTGGTAGAGCATTGTCTGCCGCCTGCTGGATCGCTTCCCATTGCCTAAGTAAAACCTCCAGATCATCAATCAGCAGATCTTCACTAATGCCATCGGCCTCGGTGCGAATCAACAGGCCAGCACCCGGCGGCTTCACTAGTACGCCAAGTGCTCGCAAACGATTGCGTTCCCCTTCGGAATTAATCCGGCGAGAGATGTTCACCCCCTGGCCATGGGGCTGCAGCACCAAGTAGCGACCAGGCAACGCCAGGTTGCCAGTAAGCCTTGGTCCCTTAGACCCTGTGGGCTCCTTCATCACCTGAACCAACACCTGCTGACGGGGCTCCAGCAGCTCGGTGATCCCTGCAGCACCCTTCTTCAAACGCAGAGGGCCCAGATCAGTGACATGGATAAAACCATTTTTCTCACTTTCCCCAATATTCACAAAAGCGGCATCAATTCCCGGAAGAACGTTCTCGACCGTGCCGAGGTAGACATCTCCGATCTGGTATCGACCCTGAGCAACGATCAACTCATCGACTCGCTCATCTGTGAGCAAGGCTGCGATGCGCAGCTGCTCAGAGATGACAATTTGCTGGGGCATAGAAAATAAATAGGGAGCCCTGCTGGACTCAGAACCGATCAATGGCCTGCCGGCTCAATGCATCGGGTGGAAAACGAATTAACAGCCAAAGGCCGTTGAAGAAGCAGACGGAGTCAAAAACTCCTATTGGTTATGTGTCTCACTGCTCCCGAACAGAGGGAACGGAATGAACGAGCAGCAAATAGCCTCGCTTTGCTCAGAATTGGAGTGAAGAAGGCCGGGACGGACCAGTGGCAAAAATTGCCCCTGCATTCACGTCATATTTTGACTCTAACACTGCAGCAACTTGAGTTCCTGCCTTTGCACACCGCTCATGCGCAAGGGCTCACCCATCTGCTCTGCAAGCCAATGCTGCACCTGAACAGGTTTAAGGCTACGGCCCATCGAATCAATACTTGCCTCCAGACGCAGTTGAACGGCGTCTAAGCAAAGAGACTCACCTCCCTCTTCGCAACTGTTGCACAGTTGAAGTTCACGCAATGCTGGCCGGCAGTCTCGTTGACGCGGCCGTCCCTTCTTATCAATGTCATGCCACAGCAGTTCATGAGCTTCCTTCAAGAACTCGACAGCTACTTGCCACTGATGCCACGTCGATGGCTTCTCAGACTCAATAGCCAAATCAAAGCGCCATGAGGCTGCAACCAGCAACTGAGAGAGACTGCTACCGCCTACAGGCACAGATTCCGCACTAAGCAAAGAGAGTCCCTTCGGCAAGGTGGCCTGAAGCTGCTGACGCATGGTCTCGGCCTCCACCGGCTCCACAAACTCGAGATCCATCCATTCCCCAAAGGCCTCTACCCCCAAAGGCAAAGCCAGAGCTATTTGCAAACGGGGCAGGGAATGAAACCCACCGCTGTAACTCACTGGCAAACCACTGCGCCGCAGTGCTCTTTCAAGCAGACGCATGACATCCAGATGACTAAGAAGGGCCATCGAACCAGTTTTTGCGAATCGCAGACGGATGCGACAGGCTCGCTTCGTTAAAGGAGTTTTCTGAAGCTGCCGATCTGGCACAGGCGGCGGTGGCACCACCTCGTTGTGACCCATTTCAGAACCACAGACGCCACAACTGCTACAGCCTTCGAAAGAACAGTCAGGCACCACCGTTGCCGTCAAGGCACGCTGCAGATCCTCTGCCAGCCAGCTCTTATCAATGCCCGTATCAATGTGATCCCACGGCAGAGACTGAGCGCAGAAGCTGCTCAGATCTTCGCGATTGAGGGCTGAGGTCGCTCCCCAGCTCCCTAACTCCAGATCCCTATATCGGCCCTCCAGCCCTGCAGCTGCAATAGCCCAGACCCAGGCCTCATAAGTGCGATCAAGGGCCTCGAACCAAGCATCCATGCCTCCACCCGCCCGCCAGGCTGCCTCGATCACCGACGAGAGACGACGATCACCGCGACCGACAAAGTCCTCCATGGCGGAGAGGCGCACATCAGTGAAATTGACCTTTACGCCTCTGAGCGCCTGAAATGCCTTTTGCAGCTTTTGCTGACGTCGCTGCAGTTCTTGCGTAGATACGCTGTGCCACTGAAAAGGCGTATGTGGCTTTGGAGTGAAGTTACTAACCGTGATCTTCAGGTTCAATCGCCCAAGATCCCTGCACTGCTCCTGCAACATCTGACAGGTATCGGCAATGCCAAGCACATCCTCATCCGTTTCGCTCGGCAATCCGATCATGAAGTAGAGCTTGACCTTGCGAAAGCCGTTCTGCATCGCCGTGCGGATCCCCTGCAGCAGGTCGGCGTTCGTAAGACCTTTATTGACAACGTTCCTCAAGCGCTGACTGCCAGCCTCCGGCGCGAAGGTGAGAGCGGCCTGACGAGCACCGCCAACGATGTGAGCGATATCATCATCAAAGCGATCGACCCGTTGGCTGGGCAGCTGAAGGGTCACATTCTGATCAGCCAAACGATTTCGCAACTCCACACCAACCGCTGGCAGAGCCAAGTAATCGCTGCAACTGAGCGACAACAATGAAAAATCGCTATATCCCGTTCGCTTCATCCCATTGTGCACTGCTTCAATCACCGCCTCCGGATCAACATCCCGAGCTGGACGTGTGAGCATGCCGGGCTGGCAAAAACGACAACCACGAGTACAACCGCGACGAATCTCCACCTTGAGTCGATCATGCACCGTTTCGATATGTGGAACCAAACCCATGGCGTAGTGAGGCATCGGCTTGGCCACCCGTCGCAGAATCTTGGCCGGCGCAGCAGGCTCCAAAGGAAGGATGGAGGTGCCATCAGGGCCTTGACCGTAAAGCGACGGCACGTAAACGCCAGGCACCTGAGCTAAGTCCTGCAAAAGGCTTGAGCGACTCAGTCCATTGGCCTTAGCGTCAGCCACTACCAAACCAATCTCAGGCAGCAGCTCTTCACCATCGCCAAGGGCTACAAAATCAAAAAAAGCGGCATAGGGCTCAGGGTTACTGGTAGCCGTTGGTCCGCCAGCAAAGATCAATGGTGGTGCTGCTAAATCATTCAGGGGCTGATCACCACGATCGCTTGCCAACAAAGGAATCTCTGCCAGATCAAGCATCTCAAGGATGTTTGTGGCTCCAAGCTCATAACAGAGACTGAAGCCAAGGATGTCGAAGGCCTGGAGAGGACGGCGACTCTCCACCGCGAACAGAGGCTGCCGAAGATCCCGCAAGCGCTGGGCCAGGTCCTGAGCGGGAAGATAGGCCCTGTCACAAAGCTGACCTGGAACTGCGTTGAGAATCGAATAAAGAATGATGTGGCCCTGATTGCTCGCGCCCACCTCGTAGATCTCCGGGTAGGAGAGAGCCCAGCGCACCCGAGAGGCCTGCCAATCACGAGGCTCCACCCCCAACTCATGGCCCATGTAACGGGCAGGGCGATTGATCCCGGCATTGACCAGGCTGTCGAAATCCACCGGCTCCAGACGGGGTGAGGCGACGGTCATGGCCAAGAGGGCACTAATCCCATCGTATGGACAACGCTGGCCACCCCCCCGACACAGCGCAAGGCCCCGTGACGTAGCAAGATGCCTGCCAAGACTGCCAGCTCATCAGTGGTTCAGGTCAACAGCAACTACCTCAAACTCAAGGCGGGATATCTATTCCCCGAAATCGCCAGGCGGATCAAAAGCTTCAGTGAAGCCAACCCGGATGCTGCGCTCATCCGCCTCGGCATCGGCGATGTAACCGAACCTCTGCCACTGGCATGTAGAAACGCGATGAAGGTAGCCATCGACGAGATGGGGACCAACACTGGCTTCCATGGCTATGGCCCTGAGCAGGGCTACGACTGGCTGCGCAAAGCGATCGCCAAGCATGATTTCCAGACCAAAGGCTGTCAGATCAATGCCGAGGAGATCTTTGTCTCCGACGGATCGAAGTGCGACAGCAGCAACATCCTCGACATCCTTGGGAGCAGCAATCGCATCGCCGTTACAGATCCGGTTTATCCGGTCTATGTCGACAGCAACGTGATGGCGGGTCGCACCGGCGACGCCAATCAAAGCGGCCGCTACGCAGGCCTGAGCTACCTGCCAATCAACGCCGAAAATGGGTTTGCAGCCAAGATCCCCTCCGAACCAGTCGATCTGATCTATCTGTGTTTCCCCAACAACCCCACCGGAGCGGTAGCCACAAGAGCCCAGCTCCAGGAGTGGGTGAACTATGCCCGCACCAACAGTGTCTTGATTTTGTTTGACGCTGCCTATGAGGCGTTCATCCAGAACCCCGACCTGCCGCATTCGATCTATGAGATCGAGGGCGCTCGCGAGTGTGCCATCGAATTCAGATCGTTCTCCAAGAATGCTGGATTCACCGGCACCCGTTGCGCCTTCACGGTGGTACCGAAAGGCTTGAAGGGCAAAAGCGACGATGGATCAGATGTGGAACTCTGGAATCTCTGGAACAGGCGCCAAAGCACCAAGTTCAACGGAGTCAGCTACATCATTCAGCGTGGCGCCGAAGCGGTTTACTCCGCCCAAGGCCAGGGAGAGATCAATGCGCTAGTGAGCTTCTACATGAGAAACGCCGCCATCATCCGCAGGGAACTTACGGCCGCCGGGATCGAAGTGCATGGTGGTGAGCATGCGCCCTATGTGTGGCTGAAGACACCAGACGACATGGATTCCTGGGGCTTCTTCGATCATCTGCTCCAAAATGCCCACGTGGTAGGCACCCCAGGCAGCGGTTTCGGTGCTGCAGGCGAAGGCTACTTCCGTCTCTCCGCCTTCAACAGTCGCGTCAATGTAGACGAAGCCATGCGTCGGATCCGTGCCCTCTGAGACCACAGAATCAATCCCCCGCCATTGAAGCTGGGATTGCCCACCATCTGCACCATGGGTGAGCGGCCCACGTACATTGGAGCCGTCCCGATCGTCCTGGCCATGGCGGTGAATGCCCCCAGCCCCACTCCCGGTGGTGCCGCCGTCCTCGAAAAGCAAACCGAGCGGATCCGCAAGCAATCGCCTCATTACAAGGTGCTTCTTCACAACGATCCGGTGAACTCCATGGAATACGTGGTGGTCACCCTCCAGCAGGTCGTACCCCAGCTAAGCGAGCAGGACGCCATGGCCGTGATGCTGGAAGCCCATAACACCGGCGTCGGGCTGGTGATCGTCTGCGACCTCGAACCAGCCGAGTTCTACTGCGAAACACTGAAAGCCAAGGGACTGACCAGCACACTGGAACAGGAAAGCTGAACAGGTCTGGCCTACATCCGCTCTGGTCAGCATGGTTAAACCAACGTTGGCGCTGGTTGCCGACAGTGACCCTGATCCCCCTGCTCTACGGGTTGGGCTGGCTGATCATGCAACCAACTGTCCTTTTCCTGCCAGGACTGCCGCTCCAATGGCGGGGCCTGCTGGGAACCCTCTGCAGTGCACTGCTGTTTCTAGTGCTACTGCCTGGCTGGGTTAGGGCCCGCTGGATCAGCCAACATCCATGGCGCAGCTTGGGCATCACTGGTGCAGACGTTGGCAACACCCTTGTGAAACCCCTGCTCCTCGGATTGGCCGGGGCAGGGGCCCTGCTGCTGCTAATCAGCGTGATCACGATCAGCGGCCATTGGGGCTACTGGCTAGGGGATCTCAACGCCGAGAAACAGCTCAATGCCATTCTGCTCTGCCTCGTCGTGGGCTTGCTGGAAGAGCTGCTATTCCGCGGATGGCTCTGGGGAGAGCTCAAGCTACTGATCGGAGCACGGCTGGCACTGCCCATTCAAGCCCTGATTTTCAGCCTGGTGCACACACGCTTTAACATTGGAATCTGGCCAATGCTCGGCCTGCTGAGCGGGCTGTTCCTACTGGGCCTGGTGCTGGCCATTCGCAGGCGCCTCGACCATGGCTCCCTCTGGGGATGTGTAGGACTGCACGGAGGTTTGGTGGGTGGCTGGTTTGCCCTCCAATCCGGCCTCATCCAATTTTCCCCTCAGTCGCCACTTTGGCTCACCGGGCCAGCTGACAACCCCCTCGGTGGAGTGGTCGGCATCCTGGCGATGGCTTCCTTACTCGTCTATCAGCTCACGGCATTAGCCAAGGCCGCCCGCCCCATCACTGGAGCCCGTAGAGCCTCCTCCAAAGGCGCCACCCCGTAATCCCGCTCAAGCAAGGCCATCACGGTACGTCCGAAATTGCCAGGCTCAGTTTCAAAAGCCTCGAGACAGATTCTTCCGAAAATGCTTCCCATCGGTTCAGGGTTCCAGAGCAGCTTCCTAGCCGTCCAGGGCATCATGCTCATGGGGTTGTAGCCGGGCTGAATCAAACCCTGTTCAAAGCCGTACTGCTCCAAATGGGTGTGAGGTTGGAGGCCAATGAAGAAGATGGCAGGCTCTACCTTGTCGGGCCCGAAAATCCGTTCCAGCTCGCGGTGATAGGCGATGGATTGACGAATCGTTTCCGGTCTTTCGTCAATCACGTTGAAGGAGTAGTTCACCGACACGTGTTGACGGAAGCCAGCGCGGACTAACAGCCGACAGTTCTCAAGCACAGTTCGCAGGTTGTACCCCATGCGCATCTTGCGCACGAGCTCCTGAGACCCTGAGGTAATGCCAATCTCGAAGTAACTCATGCCGGTTGCAACCATCAACTCCGCAAGCTCGGCATCAAGGTTGTCGGCACGGATGTAGGCGGCCCAACGAATTCCATTGAGCCCTTCGGCCTGGATCGCCGTCAGAAGATTTTTGGCATCCTCAATGTATCGGCGGGCGGGGATGAACTGTGCATCGGTGAACCAAAAGCCACGTACGCCACGGTCATAAAGCTGGCGCATCTCCGCCACCACCTCTTTGACAGGATTGAGCCGTACCTGTTTCCCCTCCACAACGGTGTAAACGCAATAGCAACAATTGTGGGGACAGCCCCGCTTGGTCTGTACACCGACGTAGAAGTCACCACCCTCTAGGTACCAATTCAACTGAGGCCATATCGATGAGATGTAGTCGTAATCGCAGGCGGATTTAGGACGACTTTCAGGCTGCTCATGAATCAGACCAGCTCGTACTGGCTCACCCACCACAAAACAGCGTTGATCACTCAGGGAAACGCCGCGCAGCAAATTCTCCAACAGGAGCTCCCCTTCCCCCACCGACACGATGGTGCCCTTCGGCAAAGAGCGACCAAGTTGCTCATAGAACACACTCACTGCACCACCACCCAAAACAGCCCGGGCATGGCTGGCATAGCGACGAGCAGCTAGCAGCCCATGTCGCACAAGTCGCTGATTGCGCCAGAGCTCTCCGTAATGGCTTTTCATCAACAACAATCCACCGAAGGCGCCCCGGAGGCGTCGCAAAGGATTGCTTGCATAAAACACCTCAAAGGAGTGCTGCAGTGGATTGCCAGTGCGGCCATCTACCGGTGCATAGATCTGGATATCTCTCCAAGAAAAAACCAGCAGGGTGGGGCGAAACTGATCAATCGTGGCCAACAACACCCGTTCAACATCCAGCACAGGCAAAGCAGCCAAATCCAAAATCCGTTGAGGAAGATCCGGGAAACACTTGTGCAGGTGATCGGCCAGGTAAATCGGCCCAATTGGAAAGATGGGATTGCAGGGCAACCTCACCAGCAGCACACGCTCCTCTACCTGCGAGGAAAATCCTCTAGAAACCTCAAAGGATGAAGCGGAACCCATTGGTCAAGAGCGCAGGATCTCAGCGATTGCTCAAGCTGAAAGCGACGCTAACAATGACTGCGCTTCTCCCAAGCGCTAATCAGTCAAGCCGTTGTCTCTGAAACTCCCGGCATCAATTGAAGATGAGCAAAGCAAGCTCCCCGCTGCGCAGCGACTAATTACTCTCTAATAAGAATGAGTTCTTGATGGGCAGCAGCTTTGGGGATCTATTCCGAATCAGCACCTTCGGTGAATCTCATGGAGGGGGCGTGGGAGTCATCGTGGAAGGCTGCCCACCAAGGCTTGAGCTTGACCTACAGAAGATTCAGGCCGAGCTAGATCGACGCAAACCTGGCCAAAGCAAGATCAGTACACCCCGCAAGGAAGAAGATCAAGTCGAAATCCTCAGCGGTCTGCTCAACAACACAACCCTTGGGACACCAATCGCCATGGTGGTGCGCAACAAGGATCACAAGCCTGGCGACTACAAGGAGATGAATGTTGCATTTCGGCCTTCCCATGCCGATGCCACCTATCAGGCGAAGTACGGCATCCAAGCTCGAAGCGGTGGAGGGCGAGCCTCCGCAAGAGAGACGATTGCGCGGGTAGCCGCTGGAGCGATTGCCAAGCAATTACTGACCAAAGCCCATAACACCGAAGTACTGGCATGGGTCAAACGCATTCACACCCTGGAGGCCGAAATCAATGCCCAAGACGTCAGCATTGATGACGTAGAAGCAAACATCGTGCGTTGCCCGAACCAAGTCATGGCAGCGCAAATGGTGGAGCGTATTGAAGCCATCAGCCGTGAAGGCGACTCATGCGGTGGTGTGATCGAGTGTGTTGTCCGCAATGCCCCAATGGGTCTGGGGATGCCTGTGTTTGACAAGCTTGAGGCAGACCTCGCCAAGGCCGTGATGTCACTACCTGCCAGCAAGGGCTTTGAGATCGGCTCGGGTTTTGGCGGCACCCTGCTAAAAGGCAGCGAGCACAACGACGCTTTCCTCCCCAGCAATGATGGTCGCCTACGAACAGCCACCAACAACTCTGGTGGCATCCAGGGAGGGATCACTAACGGTGAATCGATCGTGATCCGAGTGGCGTTCAAGCCAACAGCCACCATCCGCAAAGATCAACAAACAATTGACGCTGATGGCAACACCACGACACTGTCTGCCAAAGGTCGTCATGATCCCTGCGTGCTGCCTAGGGCCGTACCGATAGTTGAAGCCATGGTGTCCCTTGTACTCGCTGATCACCTCTTACGCCAACAAGGACAGTGCAGTCTC from Prochlorococcus marinus str. MIT 9313 includes these protein-coding regions:
- a CDS encoding CPBP family glutamic-type intramembrane protease, yielding MQPTVLFLPGLPLQWRGLLGTLCSALLFLVLLPGWVRARWISQHPWRSLGITGADVGNTLVKPLLLGLAGAGALLLLISVITISGHWGYWLGDLNAEKQLNAILLCLVVGLLEELLFRGWLWGELKLLIGARLALPIQALIFSLVHTRFNIGIWPMLGLLSGLFLLGLVLAIRRRLDHGSLWGCVGLHGGLVGGWFALQSGLIQFSPQSPLWLTGPADNPLGGVVGILAMASLLVYQLTALAKAARPITGARRASSKGATP
- a CDS encoding LL-diaminopimelate aminotransferase, which produces MVQVNSNYLKLKAGYLFPEIARRIKSFSEANPDAALIRLGIGDVTEPLPLACRNAMKVAIDEMGTNTGFHGYGPEQGYDWLRKAIAKHDFQTKGCQINAEEIFVSDGSKCDSSNILDILGSSNRIAVTDPVYPVYVDSNVMAGRTGDANQSGRYAGLSYLPINAENGFAAKIPSEPVDLIYLCFPNNPTGAVATRAQLQEWVNYARTNSVLILFDAAYEAFIQNPDLPHSIYEIEGARECAIEFRSFSKNAGFTGTRCAFTVVPKGLKGKSDDGSDVELWNLWNRRQSTKFNGVSYIIQRGAEAVYSAQGQGEINALVSFYMRNAAIIRRELTAAGIEVHGGEHAPYVWLKTPDDMDSWGFFDHLLQNAHVVGTPGSGFGAAGEGYFRLSAFNSRVNVDEAMRRIRAL
- the clpS gene encoding ATP-dependent Clp protease adapter ClpS, giving the protein MAVNAPSPTPGGAAVLEKQTERIRKQSPHYKVLLHNDPVNSMEYVVVTLQQVVPQLSEQDAMAVMLEAHNTGVGLVIVCDLEPAEFYCETLKAKGLTSTLEQES
- a CDS encoding ribonuclease HII encodes the protein MDPSAESIAGVDEVGRGCWFGPVFAGAVVLTEVAAVELLAEGLTDSKALTVRRRARLVPLIEDAATAWALGQASAREIDALGIRSATELAMLRALQRLPTPLELVLVDGVLPLRLWMGPQRTVVRGDSKCAAIAAASVLAKQARDGLIKRLASRFYGYGLERHVGYGTAIHRRALLDLGPTELHRRSFLTKLFAVNGSLT
- a CDS encoding photosystem II high light acclimation radical SAM protein: MGSASSFEVSRGFSSQVEERVLLVRLPCNPIFPIGPIYLADHLHKCFPDLPQRILDLAALPVLDVERVLLATIDQFRPTLLVFSWRDIQIYAPVDGRTGNPLQHSFEVFYASNPLRRLRGAFGGLLLMKSHYGELWRNQRLVRHGLLAARRYASHARAVLGGGAVSVFYEQLGRSLPKGTIVSVGEGELLLENLLRGVSLSDQRCFVVGEPVRAGLIHEQPESRPKSACDYDYISSIWPQLNWYLEGGDFYVGVQTKRGCPHNCCYCVYTVVEGKQVRLNPVKEVVAEMRQLYDRGVRGFWFTDAQFIPARRYIEDAKNLLTAIQAEGLNGIRWAAYIRADNLDAELAELMVATGMSYFEIGITSGSQELVRKMRMGYNLRTVLENCRLLVRAGFRQHVSVNYSFNVIDERPETIRQSIAYHRELERIFGPDKVEPAIFFIGLQPHTHLEQYGFEQGLIQPGYNPMSMMPWTARKLLWNPEPMGSIFGRICLEAFETEPGNFGRTVMALLERDYGVAPLEEALRAPVMGRAALANAVS
- a CDS encoding DUF1997 domain-containing protein, which produces MTRQPQAMPLAFQACQNLNLPVRQNTERLPAYLLEQDRVLAALLEWEKLTPLGEGRFSYAVTSLNVFQLQINPVVSLKVDNCDGKLSIRATDSELKGLDLVDDFDLGLEAIMEATPKGLEGEALLSVSVTPPALLKLIPKGVLKSTGQSILSGILLGIKTRVGQQLVKDFSQWCQETPIRSSETAINSKQLGEE
- a CDS encoding TIGR03960 family B12-binding radical SAM protein, with the protein product MTVASPRLEPVDFDSLVNAGINRPARYMGHELGVEPRDWQASRVRWALSYPEIYEVGASNQGHIILYSILNAVPGQLCDRAYLPAQDLAQRLRDLRQPLFAVESRRPLQAFDILGFSLCYELGATNILEMLDLAEIPLLASDRGDQPLNDLAAPPLIFAGGPTATSNPEPYAAFFDFVALGDGEELLPEIGLVVADAKANGLSRSSLLQDLAQVPGVYVPSLYGQGPDGTSILPLEPAAPAKILRRVAKPMPHYAMGLVPHIETVHDRLKVEIRRGCTRGCRFCQPGMLTRPARDVDPEAVIEAVHNGMKRTGYSDFSLLSLSCSDYLALPAVGVELRNRLADQNVTLQLPSQRVDRFDDDIAHIVGGARQAALTFAPEAGSQRLRNVVNKGLTNADLLQGIRTAMQNGFRKVKLYFMIGLPSETDEDVLGIADTCQMLQEQCRDLGRLNLKITVSNFTPKPHTPFQWHSVSTQELQRRQQKLQKAFQALRGVKVNFTDVRLSAMEDFVGRGDRRLSSVIEAAWRAGGGMDAWFEALDRTYEAWVWAIAAAGLEGRYRDLELGSWGATSALNREDLSSFCAQSLPWDHIDTGIDKSWLAEDLQRALTATVVPDCSFEGCSSCGVCGSEMGHNEVVPPPPVPDRQLQKTPLTKRACRIRLRFAKTGSMALLSHLDVMRLLERALRRSGLPVSYSGGFHSLPRLQIALALPLGVEAFGEWMDLEFVEPVEAETMRQQLQATLPKGLSLLSAESVPVGGSSLSQLLVAASWRFDLAIESEKPSTWHQWQVAVEFLKEAHELLWHDIDKKGRPRQRDCRPALRELQLCNSCEEGGESLCLDAVQLRLEASIDSMGRSLKPVQVQHWLAEQMGEPLRMSGVQRQELKLLQC
- a CDS encoding Rne/Rng family ribonuclease, translated to MPQQIVISEQLRIAALLTDERVDELIVAQGRYQIGDVYLGTVENVLPGIDAAFVNIGESEKNGFIHVTDLGPLRLKKGAAGITELLEPRQQVLVQVMKEPTGSKGPRLTGNLALPGRYLVLQPHGQGVNISRRINSEGERNRLRALGVLVKPPGAGLLIRTEADGISEDLLIDDLEVLLRQWEAIQQAADNALPPVLLNRDEDFIHRVLRDHVGPDLVRVVVNDAAAIERVSSFLGQEGPNVLVEAHNESTELLEHYRVNAAIRDALKPRVDLPSGGYVIIEPTEALTVIDVNSGSFTRSANARQTVLWTNCEAAIEIARQLKLRNIGGVIIIDFIDMESRRDQLQLLEHFTAAVRDDAARPQIAQLTELGLVELTRKRQGQNIYELFGRACPACGGLGHVAVLPGKDLLQPLAMATGLVRSAASARAEAQVPGEGGNGRRRRGGRIRSGAVEMPAHTPPSGVANGVESTTSVEPERQEPSGSSEGVIRRQEPELVAVPMNSGQEEVFAWLGLNPLLLIEPPPENDNFLVRVVRPGEDAESVLEEAREQLSASSNRRRRRGRGGARGAGRGAPEASVETPSSNGTEVVVQQAKVVAKNEPLSVQITPLEVDHSSSSASVETVSSISEPQESEPEDPRRRRRRSSAAG